The following nucleotide sequence is from Drosophila takahashii strain IR98-3 E-12201 chromosome 3L, DtakHiC1v2, whole genome shotgun sequence.
AGTGTCCCGAAAAATGTGGGCCTGTTGAAtcttatatacatacatatacggTGGAGAACTCCAAGGAAAATCAATGAAgcaaaaatagtttataaaagGGCGCATAATATAATGATTGACATTACAATAATATTCTTCCagttgatttcgtttcttttggagcatacaaaaatgtacaTTCAATATTGTAAATGTGTAGTTTGCCTTTTTTAAGTAGTTCAGAAAAATACACTAAGTTATTTGGGAATATTTCACTTAATTATAAaagtagtttttattttatatagttttttttcttaaagttttttttttggtttttgattcCTTTCCTATGTTTTACAATCCCAATCGGTAGTTCTTGTTTCAActaaatttccttttttaaagtttctaCAGATGCCCTTAAAGCGGATTTTCCCCAACCGTTGTGTTTTTCATATTCCTACAAAACTTTCTCCAACAAAAAGAGCTTGTTCTTGCTAACCAGCTTTCGATTTCATTTTCTTCCCCATcctttttttctgaattttccCAGTGCAGGAAAAACTGTTGCTCTCCACTAGTCTCAATTTTCCTTCTCCTTTTCTAAGACTTATGTGTGTGGAGGCCTCAAAGCCTGAAATCGAGGAAGCAAGAAGACATGGGGCTAAGTCTACCTCATCTTCAAGGGAAACCACCCAAAACCACCCGAAAACATCTGAAACCACAAAACCCACCCAACCGCAGGCAGATGCCTTCAACTTGGCAGTTTGCTGTGTCGCCAAATGTAGCACTAGgaaaagtttttccccaaGCCTATGTATTTGTACCCGATACTCGTTGAATAaatgggtatattgtattgttgTTAGGTATGTATGGAGTATTTGAAAGTCCTGAATGCACCGGGTATCTCATAGTCGATGAATTGGTCCGTAGTGTTCTTTATTGTCTTTGTCTCTTGTTTATcggaaatattttacattggGTGCAGAAGGAGAAAGAAAGTAGGTTGATTTGGcgttattaaaaatttccagaaaaatatattaaaatgtttcatttggttaaaaaacatttttaaattttgggtTAAAAGGTTTATaattaattctaaaaggttaaataaatagatgaAGATGatggttaaaataaatatatcatatttatttggatacttttaatttttcataataAACTTCTGAAAActgtataattaatttaaataaaatatttacaggcCGTTTTCTTTTCAGTGCTGCAAAATGGTTTCCAAATGAATAGTCCTGTGTCCTTTGGGTCCTTGATGTTTTCATATACCTCTTGGTATTGGTATTGGCTTAAACTTTTTGCCATTCGTAAATTCACTTTCGACAGGCACAAACTTTTAACGCCAACTGTTGCCAAACATTACCGACTTGTACGCATTCTCGATTGCTATTTGCTTTGCCTATTGTCCTGATGCCCAGAAAATTTCAATGCCAGCATCTGGAATTTTCAGCAGGGGATTTTAAGGTCTTGTTCTTGTTTATTTGTGACAAAAGTGTCGTCGTCACGTCatgtaattgatttaaaattagcACATtgctttgaaaatttaaactgTTTACATGTGCCTGGGGACAGCTGCTCTCGTAATGTTTCTGCTTCTTTGAGCTTAGCTATCCCTACACTTGAACTAATTTATTGTTCTGATGGAAAGTAAGAATTTTAAAGATCTTGCCGGTTTTAAGcccttttacattttataaaatacattttaataagtattttaatatggactttattataaatatgtactTATTTCAgtgaaaaaaatcattaaaaaaatattacatgtaatatatttatgtttcactttaatattttaatttaaaaaattaagtttgaataactttaaaaataaataagaaacgATGTAAGCTATTTTTTCACACATTCAGTCTATcagtttaatttctaaattttaattttttccttcaCATTTCACGTTTAAGAATTTGGCCAAGTGTGTTTGCCATCTCTATTTTTTAGCCATTTCCGTCTCACTTTCTCTCTCTGCCCATGTGTTTGTGTAAGTGGGTGTTTGCCAGTGTGAGTTTATGCATGTTTAATGAACATGAATCCACGAGCCACCAGGGCAGCCCTGTAATCGCATTTCAATATGCTGCACCGCcagtttaaactaaaaaaaaatacaagaagtGGGTTGAGCACCGAGTTCactacccaaaaaaaaggaaaaagcgaggaggagggggggggggggaaataaaaaaaatagagagAAGGAAAAAACTCAAAGCCGGTTACCGTGTCTTCCTTTCTCCAGTTGCAAACGGCAATTTAGTTTGCAGGGCAAACTTTTCATAGCCGCTCTGACCCGTAAACGAGGTCAgcgcaaaaaaacattttgaaaaattcatatGCAAACGTATTTTCAGTTGCACCGTTGCACTGGCAACACACAGGTGCCAATGGCAGCACCACCAGGATTTGAATCGGAATCAGGAGCAGTATCCCTGCCCAGTAACAGTAGCCGACTTGCAGAGGCAGCGGGAAAAGGGGGAGAGCGGGAAAAGCGGTCgaggaaaaggaaaactttttaatggccagcacacacacacacacacccgtgCCCCGTGCACACTTAATAGCACTCTTGCAGGCCAGTGTAATTCTTAGTCGCCCATGGGGCTCAAAGTCTTTCGCAGTTTTGGCGTAAAGTGAAAcgttttgctttttattagttggtaaacataaaatataatgaaaaagAAGTTGCTTTTTACACTAAATTAAATGTGAATAAACATGTCTTTTGGGGCAAACCAAATGAACTTTTTGCCTGGTCGGCgagtttgtttaattaattttcccacACTTCTAGGCAAGTCTGTCATCGAGGGAGGTTTCATAAAGAAAAAGTATACTTTATtataattgtaaatatttcaacattAATAAATGTGCTTTAAAATATCAGCTCTACTTTACCAAACtcattttgcttttttcttaCACAATAAATTTGGTCGGCAGATTGTAATCGGCATGTAATCAACTTGACTTTAGCATTTCCACTTTTTAATCACTATGCCGGTGCTAATTGCTTgcccaaaaaaccaaaagcggAAACTCTTCAGCCTAACATAAAGTGAAACATTTTCCGCCTTTCCgttagggtttttttttatttttttcgggggAATAAGACTTAACACGGGCCACGGGTGTAATTGTTGGACGAGGTCTGTAACCCACGGGCTCTATGAGTAATTAGGGTCGGGGATTAGTTCAGTCGCCTTCGCTTCAATAAATTTTGGCCGTTGGCCGCCCAAAGGCAAAGTGAACCGGGCTCCCGGCGATGCTTATTTAAGGCTCAGCCCGGGTCACAAGGTGTTCCGCCTTAAAATGGCCTAAAAACGTGGGAATGCAAAGGGAAAGtactgaaaaaaatgtattagaaaataataacataaaatgtaataaaaatacaatccAGGATGGCagttattttctatttaaaatatttaaacaaaataaaaataataagaattcATAATTTGAGGAAAGAAATGGGAATTTAAACAAAcgaaattaaagaatttttataaataatatatatattattttaaaaatttagaaaatagaataattaaggaaaaaatatttttaggtacaaaaaatcttttcaaaatataaagaagtcccttagataatttattttaatcttcTATATatcatttgttttatttgttagGGGAACTAAAGAAAGTAAGTCTGAAAAGAACCTCAAGAAAAttcaaaatgcaattaaaaaactttacctAAGagttaaaaactttgatcctcGGATTTTTGTAGAATGCAGGATGAGTGCAGGGAAGTGCCCTCTCACATTATGCCATCTCGTGTCCGTTGACGGTGATGTATGTACGTGTTTCGGCTTTGCTTCCGTGAtaattttcaaactttttGCACCAATTATGTGCACGGCAGCGCGATATTCTCTTAGCCATCTCGGCGTTAGTGAGCCCATCTGTGTATAaaagtatgtgtgtgtgggtgttggCCTTTTTGTGCCTGTAGTTTATGCTCATTACGTGAGTGCTGAGCGCAGCAGACTCACAAATTGTTGTACAAGAAATTGCCGCCGCTGGCGTTACACgaaaatacatacaaaaacAGAGGCATGTGCCTCAAACGCCAAAAGGACCTCCGGTATATATGGCTATATATAGATTTCTTGCCTGGATGCAAAATCCtcgaatttaatttccacGTAAATTCCTGGCCATCGAAAATGAAACGTGTCCACGGGGCGTATACGCTTTATATAGTTGACCAATTTACAAAGGAGACGCTTGCCCACTTAAACTATGAACGATTGAAGGCtgctatttaaataaataccgtAAGTGGCAAACGGAAATCATTAAATGCTCGGCcgtgtttaattaaattcaggTTAAGAGGAAATCGTGCTCACGGGGCGTATGCGCGTTATTTAATTGACCGATTTGTAGCTCTTAAGCTAGGAGTAATTTAAGTCTTAATTAAGAGTATTTTCGTTATAAGAACACCGAagtatttgcaaatatttaagcatTAAGATTGAAGCTTCCccgggcgtatgcgcaatatttatttaacaaattctaCTCTCTTAAGTGCAATAGACCATTTTATAGCCACTTATTTATGAACCCAGAAAAAGCAATTAAACTGTAAGCAGttgattaaattcaaatatatttggcACACAATTTAAGGCGTGTCCCCGGGGCGTATGAGCGTTATTTAAATGGCCAAGCTGTGAGCAATTTAAATCACAATTTTAAGTGCCCGATTGAAACGATTTAATCATCTTTACTGTTAGCCTAATCTAGCAATATTTATTCCACGTTTCGTATTCAaaaatttcccttttttgcaGCTCATAAATCAAGGCTTTAATCTGTTTTTGAAGACTTAAGAACTTAATCCTCAAAAAACCAATTCCAACTAAAATGTGGGCTGCCGggtctgccacgcccactgaaTAAGTAATTTAACACGGCAAACGCACGGCTTTAGTTTGCCACACAGTTTTCCCTTTTGTTTGGACCGCTTCAGGGGCAAACAGAAATAATATAGAAGAATATAAAAGAATATCAACTGCAGCTTTAAAGGCGTATAAACTTCTGGGCAGGCCTCCCACCATCAAGCTGTCTATTTTGGCAAAGGCGAAAAGTGGAAGAAGAATGggactttttattttactcaagtGCCGTGTCGTTAGTTTCAACctgcactgaaagaaaaatatatatatttttgtattttaagtatttaaaaacttaaacataaAATTATCTCGATATtaagttatttaattatttagacTTACATTATTTTAATCACAAATGAGgtaaaaaatctgaaaaaacaaactaatttttgactaatttattttacattttaataagaGAAATTTTTGTCCTTAGACAAGTTTACATAATTTAAAGACtgggattttaaatttaaagctaaaatatttttatattataattaataaaaaagcattaaaattatttttaaaaatgcattttaatctATAAATTTTGCTTaaactttcactttttccTCTCAGTGAAAGATCATCTGAAAAAGACAAATTAAACGAAAATAAGTTTTCTTTGCTCTAAAAACTTCAGAATAGAACATTCGAATTTGCTTAAAATTTTAgcatatttacaaaaataattgggcaATGCTCTTTGTTGATACTCGAgttggttttagttttagagAAAATGTTCAGTATTTTCGTTCGAGTGTGAGAAAAGAAGGCAGGGCAAAGTGCATAAACTCTCGAGTGAAACTGCCGCCTGTTTTGGCCGGAAAGTTTCCGCTGCATTTTCATTGGAAATCCGAACGAAAATTCAAACTCGAACCCAAGCCCAAAAACCGGGGCTAAATGTCTCGTCgagctgatgctgctgctgaagcCGAGCTGCTCGAGCTGAGGatacattttgtttgtttactttgaaATTGTAAATGGATTAGCCGCACTCCGAGGCGCGCCAAGCCtgacaaattgaatttgttagaCTCGAGAGaagtttttggcaaacttttgCGTGCATGGTTGGATATTGGACGTGGCCGGAGTGCTGGAGTGCCGGAGTGCTGCCAGCCATTGCCCATAAACCCCGAAACAAAACTTTGCCCTGCCGTCGAGCGGGAGTGTTGCGAAATAAATTGCCATGCCGTAGGTGACGGCCCGAGCCAAAGGGTTTTCATCCCCCTCCCACTGCCCCATTGCCAAAACTATTTCCCCCATTTTCAAATCATCAATAAGGTGATACTTTAAAAGCGAATCGCCAGAAACAAATATCGGATTAACCTTAAACTTGCAAGCTATCGAAAGTGAACAAATGACTGGCAACCAAGGCAAGATGGGTATGTTGAAAGCTGGTTCTCGGAATTTCCTTCGGGAGGGATTTTCTTGATGCCAAACTATTCCCGGCTGATAGTCATCAATAAGGCAATAAATGAAGCCTCATCGAAAGCAAACAAGATATCGCACTTCAAAGTTTAACAAGCTTAAGGTTTAGTATCTCGCATAacaatttaagaatttaaaaaatgagaataaaaaatcacaaaaacatgTAGTGCTAGAAAACATTATAGATTAAGATAGAACAAACTCAgaaaataacaatattttagaaatttcttGTCAAAAACATAAGCCTGTTGGTTTAAGTCTAAGAAAATAAACTTCTAACATGCACGTACACATcagcttatttttatttgtacctGCATTGTCATAATCGCATTTAGAAGTCAGATTCAGTTTTATAGTTATGTCGATTATAACTCAACAGATGTGTAGTCGCCAGACAATGTGCGACACGTTAAAATACATCTCACGGCATTGCAGGTGTGTAGCGCTAAAACAGCTattgaaaaaacaaatataaaggtgttgattattaaaataaaaaaaaagctattTACCAATTAAAAGAATAATAACGTAGAGCTTCATGTCGGTGATCACCGCTAGAAAATTCGGTATGAACTAAAAGGTTTGACGCAGCGAGTAGTCTCttaaatatgggaaaatttaaatttagtttcatcacatattatatttttcatttccatgcAAATGGGCATCATTGCAGcggaatattttattcattaaaaagtgaatttatttagtttaccGAGCAAACAATCTTTTGCTGCTTTGAGAAGGAAAATTGTATCTGTGCAATTTCGTAATTTAGTaaaaaaactttcaaaaaaaataaaggaaaacaaattacTGGTATTTTGGTCTTACTCATTAATAAATTATCTACTtttcattcaaagttttatacttttttgttctactttcaaaatgaaatataatcaCTTAACTAACATGTTTAAAATGTGTATAAGTGCATAATGTTTACActcaggaaaaaaaatttccttaatttaAGTCCATTGACCTTGATTTAAGGAATAATGGCtttaaaatggctaaataaggctatacatggacttaaaaatttttatcccatatacattttaagtctACATGGACTAAAAATGGACCTAAGTCCATGTAACAGTCCATATGGCCTTAAGTCCAAAATTAGTCCATGTagacttaaaatgtatatgggatGAAAACTTTTAAGTCCATGAATAGccttatttagccatttttagtccATCGTTCCTTAATTTAAGGAACGTGGACTTAAATcaaggtaatttttttttctgggtgtactaCTGAAATAAGTAGCAGACTTGTCAGAATCCAAAAATCCTCAAAGTCCTGCCTGTGGCAGAAAACTAAAGTACAATGAATTTTATCCCGTATTAGCCGAATTGAATTGTGCAACTtcaactgttgctgctggtgtaGCGCTTGTAGTTAGCTAAATGTAAAATAGGgttagcgccatctaggagtCGCTCGGCGGTATGGGGTGTGGCAAAAGAAAAGCGGCAAGGAGAGCAACAGACCTTTCTGTC
It contains:
- the LOC108061910 gene encoding uncharacterized protein yields the protein MKLYVIILLIAVLALHTCNAVRCILTCRTLSGDYTSVEL